ATTACTTGTATTAAGCTGCTTTACAGTTGATTGTAAGGTTTTCAGGCTACCGCAGAGGCGCAGAGGAAGAGAGAAAATAATATGGCTAAATTTAGTTTTATCCGTTGGCTGCACTTATTTCTAGCTATAAGTTTTAGCTGTTTGTTACTGGTTAGCTGTGGTGTGAACTCTAGCGCGGGGAAAACTCTGCGGGTTGCTACGGAACCTGCGTTTCCACCTTTTGAGTTTAAAGGACAAGGTGGTGAGTTGCAGGGTTTTTCGATTGATTTGATGAATGCGATCGCTACTGCTGCTAACTTTAAAGTGAATTTTCAAAGTCTGCCTTTTGATGGCATTATTCCAGCTTTAGCAGCCAAAACGGTAGATGCAGCCATTAGTTCGATCACGATTACTGAGGAGAGGGCGAAGGCTGTTTCTTTTTCCCGCCCCTATTTTAAGGCTGGGTTAGCGATCGCAATTCGCACAGATAATCAAGATATTACTGGTTTTGACAGTCTCAAAAATAAAAAAATTGCGGTACAAATTGGTACAACTGGGGCTGCAAAGGCTAAAGGTGTTCCTGGGGTACAAATTCGCAGTTTTGATTCAGCGCCTTTAGCTTTACAAGAATTGCTTAATGGAAATGTGGATGCGGTAATTAATGATGCACCTGTTACTTTATATGCAATTAATACGGGCAATCTCCAGGGAATTAAAGTAGTACAGCAATTGCTGACGGAGGAGTTTTACGGGATTGCTACAGCTAAAAATTCACCGAATTTAGCATTAATAAATAATGGTTTAGATAGGGTTTTGAAAAATGGTACTTATTCCAAAATTTATCAAAAATGGTTTAAAGTTGAACCACCTCTATTACCAACTAAATCGCCATTTGAAAATCAAAATAACGCTGGTGCGCCTAAAATATTAACTTCAATTGGCGTGATTTTGCAGGCTTTACCAAGTCTATTGCAGGGTGCATTAGTAACATTGCAATTAACGATACTTTCTGTAGTATTTGGTTTAATTGGCGGTTCCCTAATTGGTATTGTTCGCCTTTCTCATATTGCGCCTGTGCGTTGGGTGGCGAGGGCGTATGTAGATTTTTTCCGGGGAACGCCTTTGTTGGTGCAAATTTTTATGATTTACTTTGGATTACCTGCAATTTTGCAAGAAGTTGGTTTGACATTTACTTTCGATCGTCTCACTGCTGGAGTAATTGCCTTAAGTTTGAATAGTGCTGCATATATTGCCGAGGTTGTCCGTGCGGGTATTCAATCAATTGAAACAGGACAAGCAGAAGCAGCACAATCATTAGGTTTAAGTTCTATACAAACCATGATTTATATTATCTTTCCCCAAGCTTTTCGGCGGATGATTCCACCTTTGGGTAATGAGTTTATCAGTTTGTTGAAAGATACTAGCTTAGTTTCTGTGATTGGGTTTGAGGAATTACTACGTAAAGGACAGTTAATTGTTGCTGACAATTATCGTGCCTTTGAGATTTACGCAGGTGTAGCGGTGGTTTATTTATGTTTAACGTTACTTTCTTCACAGGCATTTAGTCGCTTAGAAGTGTGGATGAATCCAGTGAAAAGCCAGAAGAAATATGATAACAATAATTTTAATTAGGGTGTCTTAATACCTCAATAGATGAGATAAAACAGCTTATTTATTAACAGAGTGTTTCGGAAATATGATAGTGAATTGCAATAGCAATTGGAGTATTTTCTCGTGTTATATCTACTTACATCGGCTATCATATCAATGGTAAAATTGGGGGTAGCATTGTGGTGTTGCAAATCTTGTTGTTTCTCATAGCAATGATTTTGCATCTAAACATGAGTGACTCGTAAGAGCAAAGAAGCAAGAAAACACTGACTGATTCAGGATAAAAGAGCCTTTGCCATTTATGTAAACCACATTCTGCAGGTGTTAGGGCGAAACAAGTGTCGTTTAAAATTGTAGTAATTGGTACTTCTTTAGGCGGATTATCAGCATTGAAAATTATCCTGGGGAATTTACCAGTAGATTTTCCTGTGCCGATCGCGATCGTGCAACACCGTCATAAAGAGTCTAGTAACACCCTCCAAGATTTATTGCAAGAATCCACTTTGTTGAAAATTCGCGAAGTGGAAGACAAGGACGAAATACAAACAGGATATATCTACATAGCTCCAGCAGATTATCATTTACTGGTTGAACCAGGTCACTTTGCCCTTTCGACTGATGAACCTGTTTCTTATGCCAGACCGTCTATTGATGTGCTGTTTGAGTCGGCAGCCGATGTCTACACAGAGGAAGTTATTGGTGTAATATTGACAGGAGCAAACCAAGATGGTATGCAGGGCCTTAAGAAAATAAAAGCGCGGGGAGGAATTACTATTGTACAAGAACCTACCACGGCGGAGAGCGACATTATGCCAGAAGCAGCAATTTCTGCTGTTACAGTAGACTGGATTTTGACACTCTCAAACATTGCTTCTCAGATGGTTAAACTTTGTCATTCATCACAGAAATAAACCGATGCAGATGGAACCCAAAGTCAACATCCTCCTAGTGGATGATAAACTAGAAAATTTGTTGGCACTAGAGGCAATCCTAGAAAAACTAGGGGAAAATCTTGTGAGAGCTACTTCTGGGGAAGAAGCTTTGCGGTGTCTGCTGCATCAAGACTTTGCAGTGATTTTGCTGGATGTGCAAATGCCTGGGATGGATGGCTTTGAAACTGCTACCCTAATTCGCAATCGGGGGCGATCGCGTCACACTCCAATTATCTTTCTCACTGCTTTTAGCACCAGCGACCAAATGCTGTTTAAAGGCTATGCCTTGGGTGCAGTTGATTATTTGCTCAAACCATTAGACCCCAATATCTTGACTTCTAAAGTCATAGTATTTGTAGAACTTTTTAAGAAAACAGAAGCCGTCAAGGAACAAGCAGCGCAGCTGGTAGCTGTGAATACTGAACTCAGACAAAGTGAAGAACGATTCCGATCGCTAAGTACCTGCTCACCCGTAGGCATTTTTGAAACTGATACTGAAGGCAACTGTAAATATACTAATCCCCGCTATCAGACAATTTGTGGCTTGAAAGCGGCAGAAAGTTTAGAAAAGAGATGGTTGGAATCTGTTTATCTAGAAGATAGAGAACGAGCGATCGCCAGTTGGTCTGCTTACATTTGCGAAGGTCGGGACTACTCAGAAGAATTTCGCTTTCAAACTACTCAAACTAGCATCCGTTGGGTTCAAGTCCGCTCATCACCGATGCTTTCCAGTCAAGGAGAATTGCTGGGATATGTAGGCACTCTTGAAGATATCACTGAACGCAAACAAGCAGAAGAAGTCCGCGCTCAAGTAATTCGAGAACAGACTGCTAGACAAGAAGCAGAAGCGGCAAATCGGATGAAAGATGAGTTTCTGGCTGTTCTCTCCCATGAACTCCGCACACCCCTAACCTCGATGCTAGGCTGGTCAAAAATCCTCCGCGCCAAGAAACTTGACGACAAAGCCACTTCCCGCGCCTTGGAGGCGATCGAACGCAACGCCATATCTCAGATGCAGCTAATTGAGGATATCTTGGATGTATCCCGGATTATCCGCGGTCAGTTGCGGTTAAACGTATCTGCGGTGAATCTAATCTCGGTGATGGAGGCAGCCTTAGAGGCAGTGCGTCCCCTAGCAGAACCAAAAGATATTCAATTAAGTACTGTGCTGGATACAACGGTCGGGTCAGTTTATGGCGATCCAGCCCGTTTACAGCAAATAGTTTGGAATCTACTAACTAATGCCATTAAATTTACCCCTAAAGGTGGCAAAGTAGAAGTTAAGCTGTCAACCTATTTTGGATTTTCGATTTCAGATTTTGGATTGGGATCTGATAGTGAAAATTTAGAATCTTCAAACACTGATGAAAACAGTAATCTAAGATCCCAAATTCCAAATTCAAAATCCCAGTATGCTCAAATCCAAGTTATCGATACAGGCATTGGTATCAGTTCCGAGTTTTTACCCAAAGTATTTGAGCGTTTTCGCCAAGCAGACAGTACCACAACGCGATCGCACAATGGCTTAGGACTAGGACTCGCGATCGTCCGTCATCTAGTAGAACTGCATAAGGGTACAATCCTTGCCCAAAGTTCAGGTAGTGGACAAGGAGCAACCTTTACAGTGAGACTACCACTACTACAAGACAATAGGGGAAATAGAGAAGCAACAGGAAAAATTTCATCTCCTGTAGCATCTACACCCCTGGCTGGATTAAGAGTTTTAGTTGTAGATGATGAGGCAGATACCCGTAACTTTCTCAGTTTTATGTTTGAGGAATATGGGGCTTTTGCCACTGCGGTAGGATCGGTTGATGAAGCCCTAGCAGTACTTGAACAAACAAAACCAGATATCCTAATTAGCGACATCGGCATGTCAGAGCAAGATGGTTATACACTAATTCGGAAACTACGCTCTTTAGAACCAGAAAAAGGCGGACGCATCCCAGCGATCGCGTTAACAGCATACACGCGAGAAGAAGACCGCTTGGAAGTACTTTCAGCAGGGTTTCAGCAGCATTTATCTAAGCCAATTGACCCTAATAAATTGATTGCTGCGGTCGCCAATATATTAGAACTGCCTCTGGAGGTTCCAGTGAGTTGATTTGGAATTGGGGACTGGGGACTGGGAGAAGAATTTTCCCCTCCGCTCCCTGCACCCTGCCTCTTTTCAATGCCCAATGCCCAATCAAGACAAAGTTAGAGCGTGTTTTTTCAGTTCGTCTAAAGAAACCACTTCCAAAGCTCTGGCATGAGTTGCTGAAAGTATTACAGGTGGGGCAACACCAGCTTCCAGAGCTTCTTGCCAGCGAGAAGCACACAAACACCAGCGATCGCCAGGCTTCAATCCAGGAAAATTAAAATCAGGAACAGCTGTGCTAAGGTCGTTTCCCCGCGATTTGGTAAACTCCAAGAATTCTGGTGTTACTTGGGCACATACGACATGCGACCCGAAATCTTGACCACCTGTACGACAAAAACCGTCGCGGTAAAATCCTGTCACGGGAGAAGTACAACAAACCTCTAGGTTTCCATCGATTACATTTTTAGCGTCTGTCATAGTTAATTCAATCTAGAATATCTTTCTTTATCTTTGCATTTTTTAGAATTCTATAGTATGATCGTAACTTGTGGCACCTGGAGAGGTGGCCGAGTGGTTTAAGGCGCAGACCTGGAAAGTCTGTTTAGGGAAACTTAACGGGGGTTCGAATCCCCCCCTCTCCGTTCTCAAGCCTAAGTCTAAATATATAGTTTGAACCATAGTTCTACAAATACTCAGGTTCAGTAAGAAGCATATCTGAAATTTAGACTAAATAACCGCCTTCAAAGAACAGAATAGGGGATGCAATTAAACACAGTCCCCAATTTACAGAAGCACCAAAGAACCACATACTTTCATCTCCCACATTTAGGGAAGCCAAGCGGATGGGCATGTCATCGTTCCCAGTGGTCTGTTTCTTTGAGAGTGGCCATTATAAGAAACGCTAAAAAACGTCGTTCAAAACCTTGATGATTGTGAAGAGTAGTTACTAAACATTGCCTAAATTGAATCTCTTGAGGCAATTTTCAATTGCTTTGTAACGGAATAATAAGGGTTGTGGCTTATCCACAAAATACTGCTTAATTTCTCTTTTAAGCAGTATTTTGTCAAGTGCGTATAGCGGTTCTCATTCAGATGAAGTACAACATTATACCGCAAGGGGTACGGGAGGTGTGGGAGGATGGGGAAGAAGTCTTACCCCCCACACTCCCCACACTCCTCTTCCCCTGAAGCCTACACTATGCGTGAGAAATCCAGGTTACGGGTGTACCTTACTAGGTTGGGAAATGCTATAACTTTCTGGATGAATGCTACTAAAACCTCGACTAAGATTGTGGAACCCACACAGAAACAGAGCCAGCACTGCATCGAAAATCAGCCCAGCCCTCATCATTCGTTGTCACAGGTTCGCTGATATGTTCAGTAATATCAATGTAAGTGCTGTTGGGTTGCCCAACTTCCATCCACTTAGTCCCTTCTCCTCCATTACTCAGAACAACTGCCATACCGCCAGGATGTTCTTCATCTCCTAAGCGTGTCCAGGCGATTGTATTGGCGTGATCGAAGTAATCGTATTGGTCGCCATAGGCATAGGTTTGACGAACGTGCAAAAATTTATCAATTATCCATTTATGACTATCGAGCCAAATCTCATACTCATTGCCATCTGGCCCCTTATCTTTGTAATTAGCACCATAGTAATCCGCATAGAAGATACAGGGATAACCCTCACTTCGCAGTAGGATCAACGCATAAGCTAACGGTTTAAACCAGCCTTCCACTACAGATTCCAACGACTGCAAGGGTTGAGAATCATGGTTGTCAACTAAGGTGACGGCTAAAGCAGGTTGCTG
This Nostoc sp. C052 DNA region includes the following protein-coding sequences:
- a CDS encoding DUF2237 family protein; this encodes MTDAKNVIDGNLEVCCTSPVTGFYRDGFCRTGGQDFGSHVVCAQVTPEFLEFTKSRGNDLSTAVPDFNFPGLKPGDRWCLCASRWQEALEAGVAPPVILSATHARALEVVSLDELKKHALTLS
- a CDS encoding response regulator — its product is MQMEPKVNILLVDDKLENLLALEAILEKLGENLVRATSGEEALRCLLHQDFAVILLDVQMPGMDGFETATLIRNRGRSRHTPIIFLTAFSTSDQMLFKGYALGAVDYLLKPLDPNILTSKVIVFVELFKKTEAVKEQAAQLVAVNTELRQSEERFRSLSTCSPVGIFETDTEGNCKYTNPRYQTICGLKAAESLEKRWLESVYLEDRERAIASWSAYICEGRDYSEEFRFQTTQTSIRWVQVRSSPMLSSQGELLGYVGTLEDITERKQAEEVRAQVIREQTARQEAEAANRMKDEFLAVLSHELRTPLTSMLGWSKILRAKKLDDKATSRALEAIERNAISQMQLIEDILDVSRIIRGQLRLNVSAVNLISVMEAALEAVRPLAEPKDIQLSTVLDTTVGSVYGDPARLQQIVWNLLTNAIKFTPKGGKVEVKLSTYFGFSISDFGLGSDSENLESSNTDENSNLRSQIPNSKSQYAQIQVIDTGIGISSEFLPKVFERFRQADSTTTRSHNGLGLGLAIVRHLVELHKGTILAQSSGSGQGATFTVRLPLLQDNRGNREATGKISSPVASTPLAGLRVLVVDDEADTRNFLSFMFEEYGAFATAVGSVDEALAVLEQTKPDILISDIGMSEQDGYTLIRKLRSLEPEKGGRIPAIALTAYTREEDRLEVLSAGFQQHLSKPIDPNKLIAAVANILELPLEVPVS
- a CDS encoding ABC transporter permease subunit (The N-terminal region of this protein, as described by TIGR01726, is a three transmembrane segment that identifies a subfamily of ABC transporter permease subunits, which specificities that include histidine, arginine, glutamine, glutamate, L-cystine (sic), the opines (in Agrobacterium) octopine and nopaline, etc.); translation: MAKFSFIRWLHLFLAISFSCLLLVSCGVNSSAGKTLRVATEPAFPPFEFKGQGGELQGFSIDLMNAIATAANFKVNFQSLPFDGIIPALAAKTVDAAISSITITEERAKAVSFSRPYFKAGLAIAIRTDNQDITGFDSLKNKKIAVQIGTTGAAKAKGVPGVQIRSFDSAPLALQELLNGNVDAVINDAPVTLYAINTGNLQGIKVVQQLLTEEFYGIATAKNSPNLALINNGLDRVLKNGTYSKIYQKWFKVEPPLLPTKSPFENQNNAGAPKILTSIGVILQALPSLLQGALVTLQLTILSVVFGLIGGSLIGIVRLSHIAPVRWVARAYVDFFRGTPLLVQIFMIYFGLPAILQEVGLTFTFDRLTAGVIALSLNSAAYIAEVVRAGIQSIETGQAEAAQSLGLSSIQTMIYIIFPQAFRRMIPPLGNEFISLLKDTSLVSVIGFEELLRKGQLIVADNYRAFEIYAGVAVVYLCLTLLSSQAFSRLEVWMNPVKSQKKYDNNNFN
- a CDS encoding chemotaxis protein CheB gives rise to the protein MSFKIVVIGTSLGGLSALKIILGNLPVDFPVPIAIVQHRHKESSNTLQDLLQESTLLKIREVEDKDEIQTGYIYIAPADYHLLVEPGHFALSTDEPVSYARPSIDVLFESAADVYTEEVIGVILTGANQDGMQGLKKIKARGGITIVQEPTTAESDIMPEAAISAVTVDWILTLSNIASQMVKLCHSSQK